A stretch of Gasterosteus aculeatus chromosome 4, fGasAcu3.hap1.1, whole genome shotgun sequence DNA encodes these proteins:
- the LOC144406163 gene encoding coiled-coil domain-containing protein 106-like has product LLHLPPTFLPPGRNTAPEPSSSSTSTSTSPSSDSSFLSSSEEEKKKKRKKSKKKTIKSKKHTESYSVQEVITTTDGVIRRYKDVLRIFKKCGSMKKAFAKMNVDRNTIARTAIIAELAITFQDAFQGLLTGDKDQMKICVLAERCRGAINEEMAETITACKKNGKLLPIMYKYT; this is encoded by the exons CTTCTCCACCTACCCCCCACTTTTCTTCCCCCAGGCAGAAATACTGCTCCAGAACCTTCTTCATCTTCGACTTCAACATCGACATCTCCCTCCTCAGACTCCAGCTTCTTATCATcctcagaagaagagaagaaaaagaaaaggaagaagtccAAGAAAAAGACCATTAagtcaaaaaaacacactgaatcATACAGCGTTCAAGAAGTAA TAACCACAACAGATGGAGTGATCCGTCGCTATAAGGATGTCCTTCGTATCTTCAAAAAGTGTGGATCCATGAAGAAAGCCTTTGCGAAAATGAATGTTGATCGAAACACAATTGCACGCACAGCTATAATTGCTGAGCTCGCAATTACCTTTCAGGACGCGTTCCAAGGTCTGCTGACAGGTGACAAAGATCAAATGAAGATTTGTGTGCTTGCAGAGCGTTGTCGTGGGGCCATAAACGAGGAGATGGCCGAAACCATCAcagcatgcaaaaaaaatggaaagctCCTCCcaataatgtataaatatacttaa
- the LOC144406216 gene encoding general transcription factor II-I repeat domain-containing protein 2-like, whose product MKTCMLKAAEIVCPEKRQAFANISLTRNTVTDRIGDLSADLDSQKKHKVKSFVAFSVAIDESTDITDVAQLAIFIRGVDEFLELVPMTDTTTANDIFSAVVEALDRVGVDWTRDVSVATDGAPSMIGRKTGVVTKFKEKVQAANGGQRFWTFYCILHQEALCCKSLKMDHIMKVVVQTVNFIRARGLNHRQFDNFLSDKDINFGLPYHAEVRWLSRGAMLKRFFDLREKIGQFMEKKGKPVHELKNPEWLQHLAFMVDITEHLNNLNKMLQGRKKVVTQYYDNIRTFKLKLTLWETQLSSGAAAHFPHLRNVQMTGITADMSRYKDKITELLREFEQRFQVFGELETEFAIFRSPFTVKAADLPINIQLEIIDLQCDQDLKDKFASSDLDTFYRYILPGYPKLIALAAKVLSIFGTTYLCEQVFSVMNITKTKLRSRLTRKYLNDVLKLAATQDFKPDIDALVRAKRCQVSGEK is encoded by the coding sequence ATGAAAACATGCATGCTGAAGGCTGCAGAAATCGTGTGCCCTGAGAAGCGACAGGCTTTTGCCAACATAAGCCTAACGAGGAATACTGTGACGGATAGGATTGGTGATCTTTCAGCGGATTTGGATAGCCAAAAGAAGCATAAAGTCAAGTCATTTGTAGCATTTTCAGTTGCAATCGATGAGAGCACTGACATTACAGATGTTGCTCAACTGGCCATATTCATTCGTGGTGTTGATGAGTTCCTTGAGTTGGTACCTATGACAGACACCACTACAGCGAATGACATTTTTAGCGCTGTCGTTGAAGCGCTGGACCGGGTCGGAGTGGACTGGACCCGTGATGTCAGTGTGGCTACAGACGGCGCACCATCAATGATAGGGAGAAAAACAGGCGTTGTGACGAAATTCAAGGAGAAAGTACAAGCTGCAAATGGAGGACAACGTTTTTGGacattttactgtattttgCACCAGGAGGCATTGTGTTGCAAGTCGTTAAAAATGGATCACATCATGAAAGTGGTTGTCCAAACTGTTAACTTCATCCGAGCCAGAGGCCTGAATCACCGTCAGTTTGACAACTTCCTCAGTGATAAAGACATCAACTTTGGCCTACCATACCACGCTGAAGTAAGGTGGTTAAGCCGAGGTGCCATGCTGAAGCGTTTTTTTGATCTACGAGAGAAAATTGGACAGTTCATggagaaaaagggcaaaccagtgcatgaattAAAAAACCCAGAATGGCTGCAGCACCTTGCATTTATGGTGGATATTACAGAGCACTTGAATAACCTGAACAAGATGCTGCAAGGCCGTAAGAAAGTTGTCACACAATATTATGACAACATACGCACATTTAAGTTGAAGCTGACTTTGTGGGAGACACAGCTGTCAAGTGGTGCCGCTGCTCATTTCCCTCATCTAAGAAATGTGCAAATGACCGGAATTACTGCTGACATGAGTCGCTACAAAGACAAAATTACGGAATTGCTGCGGGAGTTTGAGCAGCGGTTTCAGGTCTTCGGTGAGCTTGAGACAGAGTTTGCAATTTTTCGCTCGCCATTCACAGTTAAGGCTGCGGATCTGCCCATCAACATACAGCTTGAGATAATTGACTTACAATGTGATCAGGATTTAAAGGACAAATTTGCCTCGTCGGACTTGGACACATTTTATCGGTACATTTTGCCAGGATACCCCAAATTGATAGCCCTGGCAGCAAAAGTTTTGAGCATATTTGGGACCACCTACCTGTGTGAACAAGTGTTCTCTGTAATGAacatcacaaaaacaaagcttcGCTCAAGACTCACACGCAAGTACTTAAATGATGTTCTTAAATTGGCTGCTACTCAGGATTTTAAGCCTGATATTGATGCACTTGTGAGGGCTAAAAGATGCCAAGTTTCAGGAGAAAAATAA